The genomic interval AAACGTCCTTAGACACAGTAATAAGTCCTTAGACACAGTACagaagttttattatttgcgtTCCTTCCTTCAGGAGGAACCTTTAAACTTGATTAAAAACCTACCTATAACTGGGGATAGCTACAATGTTGCATTGGAACTACTGAACAACCGATACAACAACAAACAGAGGATCATAAATGAGCACATAGGTCGTCTTTTAGATCTAAAGCCGTTAACCAAATCTACTGCCTGCAACCTCAGGGAATTTATAGCCACTGTAAGGCAGGAGTTAGCGGCATTAAAAAATCAGGAATCTAATGTAAAGTATTGGGatgcaatattattatgtgttttgTCTCGTAAATTAGATGGCTACACAGCTCGAGCTTACCAGCTCGAAAGAAATCAAGATGCAGATCCTGCCGTGGAAGAATTTCTCAAGTATCTGGAGCGGAGAGCCCTTGCGTTGGAAAGCGCTGAGCCCAGTCAAAATGCTCAGCATACAAGCATGGACAACCGGGCATCCACAACTAAGTCCAGACCCATGGCTGCAACACACGTCGTGACAGGAACACAATGCTCTCACTGTAAGTTAACTGACCATAAATTATATACCTGTAAAAAGTTTCTAACATTGACTGCGCCTGATAGGGTAGAGTTCATACATAGAAACAAGCTGTGCATGATTTGTTTAGGATCACACAAAGGCAAGTGTAGGTTTCACTTCAGGTGTTCTCTGTGCAAGGATAAACACAACACTATCTTGCACTGTGACAAGTTCCCAGAGCCTGCGAGTGCACATCAACCAGCACCAGTGACTTTGTCGGGATATGCAGAAAATAATGTTCTTCTCCCTACAGCGAGAGTAAAGATCATAGGCAGAGATGGTACAGAGTATCATGTACGAGCACTCCTGGACAGCTGTTCCCAGGTATCATTTGTTTCCTCAAAGCTAGTCAAATTACTTGGGGGAAAGCCCAAGTCAagtgatttaaatattattgggATCACAAATAAACAGAGCACCATCAAAGCATGCATTCCAATCGAAATTCAGTCATTGAGATCGCCATACAAGACCACAATTACCTGCCAGATAGTAGAAAGTGTT from Plutella xylostella chromosome 28, ilPluXylo3.1, whole genome shotgun sequence carries:
- the LOC105388188 gene encoding uncharacterized protein LOC105388188, giving the protein MSETSDIVKQKNIKRGYIKATLTRLATFSKQNLSSCSKDELLVIKQRLTEAFSEYEELNQDLLYLNPNDDENIVLVEETYYQTLTCFNQTLTTLNSGNLQEPTAYNTTAQCSQRTKLPAINVLRHSNKSLDTVQKFYYLRSFLQEEPLNLIKNLPITGDSYNVALELLNNRYNNKQRIINEHIGRLLDLKPLTKSTACNLREFIATVRQELAALKNQESNVKYWDAILLCVLSRKLDGYTARAYQLERNQDADPAVEEFLKYLERRALALESAEPSQNAQHTSMDNRASTTKSRPMAATHVVTGTQCSHYAVAPDGADKDRASRAASEPSPAAEHRVGATV